Sequence from the Aspergillus nidulans FGSC A4 chromosome III genome:
CAGTTGTAGCTGCAGTCAAGCGAAGGAATATAATGTAGACGGTAGGTAAACGACTGGTCCGATATCAACACTCAATTGCGATATTCGGAGTTGTAATACTGCATAGAGCTCGCAAATGATTGGATATGTGTAATTGGCGGTCATTTGAGTGCGGATTGAACAAAGCAGGATACGAACCTTCAAAAGGAAGGATCTTGCCCTCCTGCTTAGGCTGCCACTTGTTCTGGTTGGCTAAAAGAGAATGAACGTTAGCTATTGCATCCTAGCACACAGTTGTCTTTCACGAAGATAGCTGAGATCAGCCGCGCGCAATGATCTCGGGTTGAGATATGGCATGATCGATTGGGGGCGTTCGAGTATTTTAGGCTTCTCAGTGACGTACcgcggatgatggaggaggagaacgGGCGAACAGAGAGGGCCCGGGCTGGGGCGCGCCTCGAGAGGGCGATAACTGTGCGTTGGAAAAACATTGTGGGTGCAATGCCAACGGACAAGGCGTGGAGAACTGGCAAAGAGGGAGTttggaggttgaggttgaggtgAGTTTGAAGCCGCTTCGGCCCGTGGTCTGACCAGAGACCACACCGCCTTAGTCATACAAAGCCTCTGATTGGATGTCATCCAGTATGGCGCTCCGATAGAGCCCATCCGGCCGATTACCGTATTAAGAATACTAGGTAGGGCTTAGGGCTTGGACTTTCTTGATTATGAGGCCAGGGTCGTTCACATGTCTGCAGCAGTATCTTCAAATCCAGGTGCAAGATAGATACCAGCTCCAAGGTATTCAGGGTGTCCACAGCTTAATATATCTATCATACAATAACCTAGCATCAATCGTCCGGTCTAAAGCCATCGCTAGTAAAATCCGTGTCCCCATTTGTACAAGCTGCCAAGCGAAGTAGGTCAATAGGCAAGAAGTAGAAGGGAAAAGCGAAAGCAAcaaaggagaggaagaaaaaagattACGATGGGAGGAAGGGGCGAGTGGCAGAAAAAGgtggaaaaggagaagaaggagaaaatgCGTGTCCATCCGTGACTTCCATAACATTATCCATATCCCATAACAACAACCCCGCTTAAAGCTGTGTTGCCTTTTCTCGACAGGCTGCTGGTGTGAATCCATTACCCACCTTTCCAGCGATTATACGCCAACGATCATTTTCGTATTCTTGGATAGCCCGCCGTAGACGTTGTACCTATGCGTAGCGTCAGAATAGCTGTCTCTGGCCAAGGGATACTGGGTAAAGGCATAATTGGAAAAAGGCTAGTAGCACCTACCATTTCGTCACTCCAGGCCACATCCTTTGCCTTAAGTTTGGTACAATAGCGGACCTGCAAGGTCCCGCTAGTCCGGCCGGGAAAGAAATCGGCTATTTGCTTCCAAGTCAAatttttgttttctttcagtTCGACTAGCAACGCATCCTCCTCTGGGGTAAACTTGAGTTTGGGCCCTCGCGGTCGAGGCGCTGGATCAGGCATGCCCGGCTGACCCACGACGCTCGGTGGGCCAGATGCCAGAGGTGAGGTCTCAACATTTATACCCTGGCGCTCGGCTGTTCGTAGCGACGCATGGGGCGggagatggtggtggtgatgatgttGCGGTAAGGACATTGGGTCGGTTGGCCCAAACCCGTGGGTTTGCATGGGGTGATGGTGCTGCGCAGATTCTCCATGTACGGAGAAAAGTAATTCGGGAGAATGGGTTGGTTCGGAAGGAGCATCTGGTGGGAGGACTGGCAACTGTCTGATTCCATGGTCTGTGTTACCACTCTCAGGGTCAGTTTCGGAATGAGGCCGTTTCTTGCCGCGCTGGACAGAGGACGCAATGTCATAGTTGGCAGTCGCGTACTGCACCGGAAGCTGACGGGGGAGCATCTGAGCTTGGTTGAGGACGACTGCCTGTGAAATATCAGGGACTGCAGTTTGTGGTGTTGCCGTTGGGAGTACGGTCGCATTCGCATGGTGCTGCTCGAATGCTGCGCCGTGCGAGTTTCCGGAAGTGAAAGATGTGTCTGTCTGTTTCGTGTGCTGAATATGTGGCTGTTGGGAATGATATACGAGCGTGCCTTCATGTTCCTCAGGCTTGCAGGTGGCATGTTGAGTATAGTCAATGGCATAGTCTCGATACGGATCCGCCAGCGTCGCGGACATACATCGGTGCTGCTAGAGCCTAGAAGCCCCGGCAGGCTACCGAGCCAACGGTCGAATAGTTTTGGAGGGACGTTATAGGCCGCTGCCAACGGTAACAGGCCCGAGAAGATTTGACGACGTCAAGATGATCGTCGCGTCGTCAGAAGGCCCTAAGACTGCTTTTCTAATCAACGTCCCGTCTGGATTTCTGATGGCAGTAATGACGAGTTGTTCCGCGATCGCCATGTACCAGATCAGGATACAAGCACCCCGGACTCGCTTTGGCCCGAGTCAAAATGACGGTCCCGATTCTACTTGCGCGTTAGAATATATGACAATCAGGTATCGCGAGACCTTATATGGACAGTTGACAGAGCGTGGACCAGGGTTCCCAAAATCAGAGGGGAGAAATTGGAAGGCTGGATTTCCACTGAAGTGACAAACATGCAATCCAGCAGCCGCATGAGGGTGGGAGGTGGGCAGAGATTTGGAGGAAGGAACAGACGAAGtgagagaaaatgaagagcGCAAGTAGTAAGTATCGGGAATGGTTTGTACTCACCGGGGTCTGACGGACCTCAGACGTTCCAAAAATACTAACACGGTCTGCACAGTGTTCCTCACTACTACTAATCAAAGTGCAGGATACAGCCAAATAAGTAGAAACGGACCAACCCCAGACCTGAGCGGAGATGGTAGGGTTTGCGTTTAATCCGAGCGAGTCCGCGGATGAACTTGTCAAGCGGCTTGTTAGTCGCAACAGCGTTGGTGTATACCCGGTTCTGAGGGGGGATGGGAATCGAGTAGTAAGATGCGAAAGGGGTTGGGATagatggaagaaaagggaaacGGAAGCAGGGTCGAGACAGGGTCAGGATACGCCGTTGTGCATGGAGATAAAGTCCCTATGCAGCACGTTGAATTCTGGGCTGCGGTcgacagcagccagagacTGGGAAGGAAGGATTCTGGAAAGAGGCAAAGTAGAGGTACAGTACATCGCCAGAACCAGAGAGATGCAGGTGGATAAAGAGAGAAAGTTCGCCCATTTGGCGGATTGGCGCTGGTCAAGCTTAGCTTGTAAAGGCCTCAAGAGTCAGAGCACAACGGTCTTACTCTTGAGACTCTGCTCTGAAGCGATTTGGTGGAttcctcagcatcatttCACACCCCTCCGGGCCGTTCTGGTCCCATGCCAAGGCATGGCAGTCGCAGCAGGAAAATATAACAATCAAAAACGAGAAAAATAATTCGGAAAGGGTAAGCAAAGAAAGAACTCTGGAGGCAGGAAGAGTGCGGCCTGAAACGCTCAGCACGACAGATTGCGCCGGCTTTTTTGAGCGCGATTCGTGATCATCAGGAAGCGGGGGAGACCCAAACCCAGCTCATTCGCAGGTCTAGCAGAATCGAGAGCTAGCTTATTGGATGAGAACATTGAAGTGCAGGCTGGTGGGTTTCGGAGTAAGAAATCAAACCTGCGGCTGGGCGTGCTTTAACTAGCTAAGGAATCCCACCCCTGTCAGGACAAGGGCCTGTCGTACGTCGTCGCAACATCTCCACCGGCCAGCGACGCTAGGAGTGGCTAATCGGAAGCACCTGTCGGCGAGACACCCATGAGGAGGTGGTGATGGCACGGATGGAATAGCGGCGGCAGATGCGAGCCTTGGAATGCTTCTGGTTGGAGGGGGGTATGTTATCCAGCTTTGCTCTCTGGACTTGACTCTCCTAATTTCGAACAATATGCTCAAGAAGAAAGACGCGCATATCTGGCCAGCATCTGCGCCGCAAGTGATTGAGACCGGGGCTATACCGTAGGGATGGAGGAGCACCTGTTGTATGTGGCGTCCGCTCTCAACTATATCGCGCATAGTCTCCGTAGCGTGACTCTAACAGCAGCAACGCAGTAACCCCCGTCTCTCTTCTTACTCCGGAGTAAGTTGCCCGAAAATCATCGGTCCCCTGAGTATTCATGACAGGCAGCCTCATCTACTTGAGGATTTCTCTCGACGATCAGCAGCTTTTTGCGCGACTTACGATTTGCGACTTGAGCCTCTGTCCATCTTCCTACTTCCCCCGTGTTCCAGATCTCTGGAATGAGCAAAGGTGTCTGTACTTCGTACCATGATACACAAACCTTCCTCGAATCCTCGATGAGCGCGACAATGACAACGGTCGGACGGAGCAAACGAGCCTAGCGTCCGAGCGTGGCAGGAGCGAGACAAGGCTGTGGGTGGCGGAAGCGGACGCGACAAGTGATGGCATGGGATCGAGCACATCAGCCTATCCTTTTTTCATGCTTAGTTCAACCCAGCGCGGGAGGACGGAGCACAGTAGCCCAAAGTGTATCACCATGCTGATTGCGATTTCCAGCGAGGAGCCCGAACGACCCCTAGATGAAGACTGCCGTTGCCGCCACGGGAATAAATGCTAAGGCTTTTTACCTCCTCCGCGCTCAGATATGGTCCGTAAGCGCGAAACGAACAAGCACATGTCCGTAGATAGCCGTCATCGTCGCATCGAATCACTTGAAGAGCGTGACTGAGCTTTGAACGAGGCTCAGAACATGCCAACCCCGGTATCGTGCAGCTGCAGTGCTGTCATCGCGCAACCATTGCGGCTGCCCGTCTTCCCATTCACATTATTATTGTCTACAGCTTTCGAGCTGTCTTGCTTTCTGTCGATCGATATTTAAGTTTGCTTTCCGAGCTTGAGTCGAGGCCGTGAAGCAATGGTGAAACGGATCGATGATCCCACCCCCACGCTTCTCGATAGGCGAAATGAAGCTGGCCCCAATTGTCAGGGATCGGAACTAGTAGCGGTAAAGTTGCATTTCCGCGTAGGGTGAAACTTTTCAAGCGACTGAAACAAAAAATTTAAATCAATAATGGCTTGCCGTACTCACCTCAACGatgagaaggaagcgagGAGTATCGATGGAGGAAATGTCGAAAGAATTGGCAGAATGGCAAGAAGGGACCTTCAGGCTCAAGTCCCACAGTGCCTAGTGGGCTCGGACTACCACACCCAGATGATGATTACTATATTCGTAGAGATCACTGGCCGAGAACAGATTTATTAAACTAAATACATACAATACTGGCCAGTTCATCCCCAGAATGCCTTTTCCTTTCATCCATAATATTGCTTTCAGATCATCATAATGAAACAAGTAAGAACAAGTTTACCACAAATGTATTAATGCAGAGAGACGAAGGGTGAAAAATACAAACATTAAAACGCCTTCCGTCGCTTAAGCAAAGTTATCAGATCGGTCAACCCAAatatcctccagctctgcgaAGTTCTGGAAGTGCAGTGGGCGATGCTGGTCGTCGTAAAACCGAAGCGGGGTGTCAATCTTGACATATACCGGGCGTTTCTCGACACTTCCGTACGAGCTTCCCATGAAGCTGTAGTTCCAGACGTTGTCCTCGGGCACGAGGAAGTATCCGCGAATCTTGTCACTCAACAACAACTGGCACTTCTCGCCCATGCTGGTCGAGAATCCCTGCGGCTGATCGGAAGTTGTATCCCGGTTCTCGGCTCCCCACTTGTAACCCTGGGGAGTAAGACCCCATGCTGCAAGGGAGACCGAACCCGGTGTGAACGATACGGTCATCGTCACTGTCTTCTTGTCCCAGGATGAATGGGCATTCATCAGGCGAGAATGCTGAGTCACGTCCTGTGCAGTCATGTATGGCGGCTCATTGCCGGAGATGGTGTGGATTACTCCGAGGGGCTCTAGGCTGTTGAGATAATCGTGTTGCGGTAGCTGCTGAGGAAGTTGAACCTCGCGAGTGTTACCCACCTGCGGGACCATGACGATGGTCCGAATTTCCTTCACTTGGTCGTTGTCTGGAGGCGAGCTACCATAGAGAAATCCGGCTACCTGCACGCGAAGATCGGCAATCATGATGAACCGCTTGAGAATGTTCTTCGGCATGATGTACGTATAACCCTCATCGCGGATATCGTCTGACGAGACATATATATTGTTTGCCCTAGTGCGGAGGTTGGACGTGGCAATCGCACGAGTACGCCACTCAGTCTTGGACGCAAACGACTGCTGCTCGTACTGAGATGTGGTAGTGACAATGATGTCTTCGCCGCGAACGTTCTGCGTCTTTGTTGTCACAGCTGTGAGTTGCTTGGCCTCCTCCTGTtgcttctcaatctccgctGCTTGCTGTCGCTGCAAGGAGGGCGCGCTAATTTCCATACCGAGAATGATATCTCGGACTTCACTGCTTGTCAGACTCTGGACGTTGAcattgttcttcttgccatAGTCGTTCAGAATCAAGTCGCGCAATTGCACTTCAACCTTCATCCAGTCTTCATCAGAAAGCGAGGGCCAGATGTGGTGCTCCAAGGTGATAACGCTCTTATCAGGCCGAAGGATGATCTTCGCCTTGTCGATGTTGACGTGAAGGGCACGCAAAATCAAGATTAATCTGGAGAACGCGGTGTATGGTGAAATAGTCTTGAGCCACTCATCATAAAGGTTAAACAGAACCATCTGAGGCTCTGTCGCGCGCAAAATCATGTCTGCAAGCTTCTCAACCTTCATAGCTGCCTGGAAAGGCAGCTGGAGTTCAGAAGCACGGATGGAGATATTAGGGAAATCGAGAAGGTGAACTTCAAGCGGGTCAAGAAGACCTTTTCGGGTAACAATAAGCTGCTTGGGCTGTTCTTCGACTGGCAAGGACCGAATAAGAGCCGCGACTTCTTCTGCGGTCTTCCACTTGGCAAGCTGACCAAGACGCTTTTGTCCCGCCCAAACACTGGTGTGGATAATCTTCAGGAACAGCTGTCCAGTGCGGGGATTAAAGATGAATATAGCACCGTTGATGGGCTTGGTCGTAAGGTTACCTTCGAAGGTCTTGTGAATAGTGACACGGTAGACATTGG
This genomic interval carries:
- a CDS encoding SANT/Myb-like DNA-binding domain-containing protein (transcript_id=CADANIAT00005916); translation: MSATLADPYRDYAIDYTQHATCKPEEHEGTLVYHSQQPHIQHTKQTDTSFTSGNSHGAAFEQHHANATVLPTATPQTAVPDISQAVVLNQAQMLPRQLPVQYATANYDIASSVQRGKKRPHSETDPESGNTDHGIRQLPVLPPDAPSEPTHSPELLFSVHGESAQHHHPMQTHGFGPTDPMSLPQHHHHHHLPPHASLRTAERQGINVETSPLASGPPSVVGQPGMPDPAPRPRGPKLKFTPEEDALLVELKENKNLTWKQIADFFPGRTSGTLQVRYCTKLKAKDVAWSDEMVQRLRRAIQEYENDRWRIIAGKVGNGFTPAACREKATQL